In the genome of Myxococcus stipitatus, one region contains:
- a CDS encoding protein kinase domain-containing protein has product MLAPDSLVLDGRFRVLRPLGSGGMGEVYLGEQVSLGRKVAIKVLHHDLNAQPGMAERFKREARLLSAVEHPAVVRIVDFGESGDHACLVMEFVEGESLFDVLAQGPMAPGRALPLLHQLAEGLAAIHDKGIIHRDLKPENVFISPGARGEQARLLDFGIARLVEPDAQSNVSQVGVVLGTPEYLSPEQAVGAKVDTRSDLYTFGVLTYRVLAGRLPFDGPQARHFLAQHASHAPLPLDRAAPSLSRYIGLLSLVMRLLEKNPTKRPQNAHELADALAAAHASLSVLTPGLGTPVYSSPVPSNTTPSGTSVFGAGGTAPGTPSPSGTAVFGGADAVAPSVGPSGTSAFGAVEAPLPMPPRASQGTAAFGVEPVARSNTATFGTARPAITGPSLSSSNSVVRPQNLTVMLTDIQGFTERTSRQTHEENARMLETHDRLLMPLVRDHEGRLVQKRGDALLVVFRSPTAGLLCGMAMQDRLWRHNQTLPEEERLHVRVCLHAGEVLLTSDTVLGEPMEVLETVEHVAAAGEVTFTEAVNLARNRAEADVEPCGSITLPAREEQLQLYRCLRAAEGPPFGGRFEKQSALALSLAPALRKTGVALASFKAGLRAFSLKDALRSGLSPARLKQGLTRTVAFARAKPRQAAAVFGALVLLGGGVAWVVYRSSPAVHAMSLLEDGHKTEALAVLNATSNEEQKQAPVRRALAATHHALGNHDKERVLLATLDAEGRAAVEDSVLDGLAEDFGRGDTEDLARLLGTFPKERIRSHFLDRAEEDFSPTQWGALRYLDAIKATEGIDLVVAYTQALDGKDCGVRRVAARRLGQLGNLDAIPALVRLAESTSSKSGDCGQDEANRAIQKLNKKGG; this is encoded by the coding sequence GTGCTGGCTCCCGACTCTCTCGTCCTCGACGGTCGCTTCCGGGTCCTCCGTCCGTTGGGCTCGGGCGGCATGGGGGAAGTGTACCTGGGTGAACAGGTCTCCTTGGGCCGCAAGGTGGCCATCAAGGTCCTTCACCATGACCTCAACGCCCAGCCCGGCATGGCCGAGCGCTTCAAGCGCGAGGCCCGCCTCCTCTCCGCCGTCGAGCACCCCGCCGTGGTGCGCATCGTCGACTTCGGAGAGTCCGGCGACCACGCCTGTCTGGTGATGGAGTTCGTGGAGGGCGAGAGCCTCTTCGACGTCCTCGCCCAGGGCCCCATGGCCCCGGGGCGCGCGCTGCCGCTGCTGCACCAGCTCGCCGAGGGCCTCGCCGCCATCCACGACAAGGGCATCATCCACCGGGACCTGAAGCCGGAGAACGTCTTCATCTCCCCCGGCGCGCGAGGTGAGCAGGCGCGCCTCTTGGACTTCGGCATCGCGCGCCTGGTGGAGCCGGACGCGCAGAGCAACGTCAGCCAGGTGGGCGTGGTGCTCGGCACGCCGGAGTACCTGTCGCCGGAGCAGGCCGTCGGCGCGAAGGTGGACACGCGCAGCGACCTGTACACCTTCGGCGTGCTGACCTACCGCGTGCTCGCGGGCCGCCTCCCCTTCGATGGGCCCCAGGCGCGCCACTTCCTCGCGCAGCATGCCTCGCACGCCCCGCTGCCGCTGGACCGCGCCGCGCCGTCGCTGTCGCGCTACATCGGCCTGCTGTCGCTGGTGATGCGGCTGCTCGAGAAGAACCCGACGAAGCGGCCGCAGAACGCGCACGAGCTCGCGGATGCCCTGGCCGCCGCCCACGCGTCCCTCTCCGTGCTCACCCCGGGCCTGGGCACGCCCGTCTACAGCAGCCCCGTCCCGAGCAACACCACGCCGTCGGGCACGTCCGTCTTCGGCGCGGGCGGCACGGCCCCCGGCACTCCGAGCCCCAGCGGCACCGCGGTCTTCGGTGGCGCGGATGCGGTGGCGCCCTCGGTGGGCCCCAGCGGCACCTCCGCCTTCGGCGCCGTGGAGGCGCCGCTGCCCATGCCCCCGCGCGCCAGCCAGGGCACGGCCGCGTTCGGCGTGGAGCCGGTGGCGCGCTCGAACACGGCCACCTTCGGAACCGCGCGGCCCGCCATCACGGGACCTTCGCTGTCGAGCAGCAACTCGGTGGTGCGACCGCAGAACCTGACGGTGATGCTCACCGACATCCAGGGCTTCACCGAGCGCACCAGCCGGCAGACGCACGAAGAGAACGCACGGATGCTGGAGACGCACGACCGGCTCTTGATGCCGCTGGTGCGAGACCACGAGGGACGTCTCGTGCAGAAGCGCGGAGACGCGCTGCTCGTGGTGTTCCGCTCGCCCACCGCGGGCCTGCTGTGCGGCATGGCCATGCAGGACCGGCTGTGGCGACACAACCAGACGCTCCCCGAGGAGGAGCGGCTCCACGTGCGCGTGTGCCTGCACGCGGGCGAGGTGCTGCTGACCTCGGACACCGTGCTGGGCGAGCCGATGGAAGTGCTCGAGACGGTGGAGCACGTCGCCGCCGCGGGCGAGGTGACCTTCACCGAGGCGGTGAACCTGGCGCGCAACCGCGCCGAGGCGGACGTGGAGCCGTGTGGCTCCATCACCCTGCCCGCCCGCGAGGAGCAGCTCCAGCTCTACCGCTGCCTCCGCGCGGCGGAGGGCCCGCCCTTCGGCGGACGCTTCGAGAAGCAGAGCGCCCTCGCGCTGAGCCTGGCCCCCGCGCTGCGCAAGACAGGCGTGGCCCTGGCCTCCTTCAAGGCGGGCCTCCGCGCCTTCTCGCTGAAGGACGCCCTGCGCTCGGGCCTGTCCCCCGCGAGGCTGAAGCAGGGACTGACGCGGACGGTGGCGTTCGCTCGCGCGAAGCCGCGACAGGCCGCGGCGGTGTTCGGAGCCCTGGTCCTCCTGGGCGGCGGCGTGGCGTGGGTCGTGTACCGCAGCAGCCCCGCCGTACACGCCATGTCCCTCCTGGAGGACGGCCACAAGACCGAGGCGCTCGCGGTGCTCAACGCGACCTCCAACGAGGAGCAGAAGCAGGCCCCCGTGCGGCGCGCGCTGGCGGCCACGCACCATGCGCTGGGCAACCACGACAAGGAGCGGGTGCTGCTCGCCACGCTGGACGCGGAGGGCCGCGCGGCGGTGGAGGACTCCGTGCTGGACGGGCTCGCGGAGGACTTCGGCCGCGGCGACACCGAGGACCTCGCGCGACTGCTGGGCACCTTCCCGAAGGAGCGCATCCGCTCGCACTTCCTGGACCGCGCCGAGGAGGACTTCTCTCCCACGCAGTGGGGCGCGCTGCGCTACCTGGATGCCATCAAGGCCACCGAGGGAATCGACCTCGTGGTGGCGTACACCCAGGCGCTGGACGGCAAGGACTGCGGCGTGCGCCGCGTCGCCGCCCGACGCCTGGGACAGCTGGGGAACCTGGACGCCATCCCCGCGCTCGTCCGACTGGCCGAGTCGACCTCCTCCAAGAGCGGAGACTGTGGCCAGGACGAAGCGAACCGGGCCATCCAGAAGCTCAACAAGAAGGGCGGCTGA
- a CDS encoding NlpC/P60 family protein yields the protein MSRLHLFATVPLCALIGCATVKSHPVETSLEAPPPEVVRSAEPIAPTPGVGEGLAVDAPSAVVTPPTGEVAAVAVVAPAAKPEAVVEAGSSPRVVVTPEVVSTVVSEEKSRPLVTGVVAAALEAVALVVSPGSNADGFWDAYRTPMQMARLIVSRSSQLVGERNLARLSRGMPNDCSGFVRLAYLSAGIDLVAHGFLAGENAVSAIFRRATAGGRIHHNAPRPGDLVFFRETYDRNRDGRRNDGMTHVGVVEGMASDGTVTFIHRGSKGVARSRMNLAHPEKHQLAQGGPVVNDFLRPATKRSRAYLTGELFVAFASPEGL from the coding sequence TTGTCTCGTCTTCACCTGTTCGCCACCGTTCCGCTGTGTGCCCTCATCGGCTGCGCCACTGTGAAGTCCCACCCGGTGGAGACCTCGCTGGAGGCTCCACCTCCCGAGGTGGTGCGCTCCGCCGAGCCCATCGCACCGACTCCAGGGGTGGGCGAGGGACTCGCGGTGGACGCACCCTCGGCGGTGGTGACTCCGCCCACGGGTGAGGTCGCCGCGGTGGCGGTGGTGGCACCAGCCGCGAAGCCGGAGGCCGTGGTCGAAGCTGGGTCCTCCCCGCGCGTCGTGGTGACGCCCGAGGTGGTGTCCACCGTCGTGTCGGAAGAGAAGAGCCGGCCCCTGGTGACGGGGGTCGTCGCCGCGGCGCTGGAGGCCGTCGCGCTCGTCGTCTCGCCGGGCTCGAACGCGGATGGCTTCTGGGATGCGTACCGCACGCCCATGCAGATGGCGCGGCTCATCGTGTCGCGCTCCTCGCAGCTGGTGGGTGAGCGCAACCTGGCGCGCCTCAGCCGGGGCATGCCGAATGACTGCTCGGGCTTCGTGCGCCTGGCCTATCTCTCCGCGGGCATCGACCTGGTGGCGCACGGCTTCCTCGCGGGAGAGAACGCCGTCTCCGCCATCTTCCGCCGCGCGACGGCGGGCGGACGCATCCACCACAACGCGCCTCGCCCCGGCGACCTCGTCTTCTTCCGCGAGACGTATGACCGCAACCGCGACGGTCGCCGCAATGACGGGATGACCCACGTGGGCGTGGTGGAGGGGATGGCCTCGGATGGCACCGTCACCTTCATCCACCGGGGCAGCAAGGGCGTGGCGCGCAGCCGGATGAACCTCGCGCACCCGGAGAAGCACCAGCTCGCGCAGGGCGGCCCCGTGGTGAATGACTTCCTCCGCCCCGCAACCAAGCGCTCGCGTGCGTACCTCACCGGCGAGCTCTTCGTCGCCTTCGCCTCTCCCGAAGGGCTGTAG